A window of Streptomyces armeniacus contains these coding sequences:
- a CDS encoding N-acetylglucosamine kinase, with amino-acid sequence MTGGWVLGVDSGGSGLRTALARADAATPPAADAPRTTGAPPAVGRTSSPEPVRTSASGIDAGHLLEQLLPAARSLLADAGGGHVDAACVGAAGMATLGEELREKLPSALADALGVRRLALAADAVTGYAGALGERPGAVVAAGTGMIVVGTDLRSWRRADGWGHLLGDCGGGAWIGRAGLEAAMRAHDGREGGSTALRERAERMFGPLTGLPGQLYPRTDRPAVLAAFAPEVIRCAGGESEGSPDPVAAGIVRRAAAEIAMCAAAACPATDSAPAPAAPAARPEVALTGGLFRSGAVLLEPVREELAVRLPHARAAETAGDPLDGALLIASRLSTDSLRLPPDPSLLTVS; translated from the coding sequence GTGACCGGCGGCTGGGTCCTCGGCGTCGACTCGGGCGGCTCCGGCCTGCGTACGGCGCTGGCACGGGCCGACGCGGCCACACCCCCGGCAGCGGACGCGCCCCGGACGACGGGTGCGCCGCCCGCCGTCGGCCGTACGAGCTCGCCCGAGCCGGTGCGTACCAGCGCCTCCGGGATCGACGCCGGCCATCTGCTGGAGCAGCTGCTGCCCGCCGCCCGCTCGCTGCTCGCCGACGCGGGCGGCGGACACGTCGACGCCGCGTGCGTGGGCGCGGCCGGCATGGCGACACTCGGCGAGGAGCTGCGCGAGAAGCTGCCGTCCGCCCTCGCGGACGCGCTGGGCGTGCGCCGGCTGGCGCTGGCCGCCGACGCCGTGACGGGGTACGCGGGGGCGCTCGGCGAGCGCCCCGGAGCTGTCGTCGCGGCGGGCACCGGAATGATCGTGGTGGGCACGGACCTGCGGTCCTGGCGCCGGGCCGACGGCTGGGGGCATCTGCTCGGCGACTGCGGCGGCGGCGCCTGGATCGGCCGTGCCGGGCTGGAGGCGGCCATGCGGGCGCACGACGGCCGGGAGGGCGGCTCGACGGCGCTGCGGGAGCGGGCGGAGCGGATGTTCGGCCCGCTGACCGGTCTGCCGGGGCAGCTGTATCCGCGTACGGACCGTCCCGCGGTGCTGGCGGCCTTCGCGCCGGAGGTCATCCGGTGTGCGGGCGGGGAATCGGAGGGGAGCCCCGACCCGGTCGCCGCCGGGATCGTCCGCCGGGCCGCCGCCGAGATCGCCATGTGCGCCGCCGCGGCCTGCCCGGCCACGGACTCCGCCCCAGCCCCCGCAGCCCCCGCAGCCCGCCCCGAAGTGGCGCTCACCGGCGGCCTGTTCCGCTCCGGCGCGGTGCTGCTGGAGCCCGTCCGCGAGGAGCTCGCCGTACGGCTGCCGCACGCGCGTGCCGCCGAGACCGCGGGAGATCCACTGGACGGCGCGCTGCTGATCGCATCCCGGCTGAGCACGGACTCCCTGCGGCTCCCGCCGGACCCGTCCCTGCTCACGGTGAGCTGA
- a CDS encoding uracil-DNA glycosylase — protein sequence MAARALNEIVEPGWAKALEPVAERVAAMGDFLRAEIAAGRTYLPAGAHVLRAFQQPFDEVRVLIVGQDPYPTPGHAVGLSFSVAPEVSPLPGSLENIFRELNSDLGLPRPSNGDLTPWTEQGVLLLNRALTTAPRKPAAHRGKGWEEVTEQAIRALVARGRPLVSVLWGRDARNLRPLLGGLPAVESSHPSPMSADRGFFGSRPFSRVNDLLAQQEAAPVDWRLP from the coding sequence GTGGCTGCACGAGCGTTGAATGAGATCGTTGAACCGGGCTGGGCCAAGGCACTGGAGCCGGTGGCCGAACGAGTCGCCGCGATGGGCGACTTCCTGCGCGCGGAGATCGCCGCCGGGAGAACGTACCTGCCGGCGGGCGCACATGTACTGCGCGCCTTCCAGCAGCCCTTCGACGAGGTCCGGGTCCTCATCGTCGGGCAGGACCCGTATCCGACACCCGGCCACGCGGTGGGGCTGAGCTTCTCGGTGGCTCCCGAGGTCAGCCCGCTGCCCGGCAGCCTGGAGAACATCTTCCGGGAGCTGAACAGCGACCTCGGGCTCCCCCGCCCGTCCAACGGCGACCTCACCCCGTGGACCGAGCAGGGCGTGCTCCTCCTCAACAGGGCGCTGACGACGGCGCCCCGCAAGCCCGCCGCCCACCGCGGCAAGGGCTGGGAGGAGGTCACGGAGCAGGCGATCCGTGCGCTCGTCGCCCGGGGCCGCCCGCTGGTGTCCGTGCTGTGGGGCAGGGATGCCCGCAATCTGCGCCCCCTGCTCGGCGGCCTCCCTGCGGTCGAGTCCTCGCACCCCTCCCCCATGTCGGCCGACCGCGGATTCTTCGGCTCCCGCCCGTTCAGCAGGGTCAACGACCTGCTGGCGCAGCAGGAGGCGGCGCCGGTGGACTGGCGCCTGCCGTGA
- a CDS encoding WD40/YVTN/BNR-like repeat-containing protein has translation MADVLLAVGTRKGLFLARRPEGERGAPGWEFDGPHFNAQAVYSIGIDTRPASGPRLLVGGDSAHWGPSVFHSDDLGATWVEPERPAVKFPQDTETSLERVWQLQPAGPTAPGVVYAGTEPAALFRSTDGGASFDFVRSLWDHPTRETWMPGGGGLGLHTVLVDPRDPDAVTIAVSAGGAYRTGDGGESWEPCNRGVQATFLPEAQRFPEHGQCVHKIARDAVDPDRLYLQNHWGVYRSDDRGTSWTSIGDSLPSDFGFPVATHPRRGGVAYVFPLNADADRVPAERRCRVHRTEDGGTSWQELSTGLPESAHYGPVLRDAMCTDDADPAGIYFGNRNGEVFASADDGDSWQQLARHLPDVLCVRAAVIG, from the coding sequence ATGGCGGATGTACTGCTCGCGGTAGGCACACGGAAGGGCCTGTTCCTGGCCCGCAGACCCGAGGGCGAGCGCGGCGCCCCTGGCTGGGAGTTCGACGGACCGCACTTCAACGCACAGGCCGTCTACTCCATCGGCATCGACACCCGCCCTGCCTCCGGGCCCCGACTGCTGGTCGGCGGCGACAGCGCGCACTGGGGCCCCTCGGTGTTCCACTCCGACGATCTCGGCGCGACCTGGGTCGAGCCGGAGCGGCCGGCCGTGAAGTTCCCGCAGGACACCGAGACCTCGCTGGAACGGGTCTGGCAGCTGCAGCCCGCCGGGCCCACCGCGCCCGGTGTGGTCTACGCGGGCACCGAGCCCGCCGCTCTCTTCCGCTCCACGGACGGCGGCGCGAGCTTCGACTTCGTCCGCTCGCTGTGGGACCACCCGACCCGTGAGACGTGGATGCCCGGCGGCGGCGGACTGGGCCTGCACACGGTGCTGGTCGACCCGCGGGACCCCGACGCGGTGACGATCGCCGTCTCCGCCGGCGGCGCGTACCGCACAGGTGACGGCGGCGAGAGCTGGGAGCCGTGCAACCGCGGCGTGCAGGCGACGTTCCTGCCGGAGGCCCAGCGGTTCCCCGAGCACGGCCAGTGCGTGCACAAGATCGCACGGGACGCGGTGGACCCGGACCGGCTCTATCTGCAGAACCACTGGGGTGTCTACCGCAGCGACGACCGCGGCACGAGCTGGACGTCCATTGGCGACAGCCTCCCGTCCGACTTCGGCTTCCCGGTCGCCACCCACCCCCGTCGGGGCGGCGTGGCGTACGTCTTTCCGCTGAACGCCGACGCGGACCGGGTGCCCGCCGAGCGGCGCTGCCGGGTGCACCGGACCGAGGACGGCGGGACGAGCTGGCAGGAGCTGAGCACGGGGCTGCCGGAGTCCGCGCACTACGGACCCGTGCTGCGCGACGCGATGTGCACGGACGACGCCGACCCGGCGGGCATCTACTTCGGGAACCGCAACGGCGAGGTCTTCGCCAGCGCCGACGACGGCGACAGCTGGCAGCAGCTCGCCCGGCACCTGCCGGACGTCCTGTGCGTACGGGCGGCGGTGATCGGCTGA
- a CDS encoding NADH:flavin oxidoreductase/NADH oxidase: protein MSALFEPYTLRSLTIPNRIWMSPMCQYSAAVSGPDTGAVTDWHFAHYAARATGGTGLVMVEATAVSPEGRISPADLGIWNGTQATALRRVTDFVKEQGAVPGIQLAHAGRKASTDLPWRGGAPLGADADGWRPYGPSPLPFAEGHPVPDELTQDQIREVAGQFADAARRALDAGFQVAEIHGAHGYLIGEFLSPHSNHRDDAYGGSFENRTRFALEVVDAVREVWPAELPLFFRISATDWLDDDAGWTVSDTVRFATELRAHGVDLLDVSSGGNASGVRIPAGPGYQVPFAARVRAETELPVAAVGMITETGQAEKILANGEADAVLLGRALLRDPHWAHRAARELGREPAVPPQYARGA from the coding sequence GTGAGCGCACTGTTCGAGCCGTACACCCTCCGGTCGCTGACCATTCCGAACCGCATCTGGATGTCGCCGATGTGCCAGTACTCGGCGGCGGTCAGCGGACCGGACACGGGCGCCGTCACCGACTGGCACTTCGCCCACTACGCGGCACGCGCCACCGGCGGCACGGGCCTTGTCATGGTCGAGGCCACCGCCGTCAGCCCCGAGGGCCGCATCAGCCCCGCCGACCTGGGCATCTGGAACGGCACGCAGGCCACCGCGCTGCGGCGGGTCACGGATTTCGTCAAGGAGCAGGGAGCGGTTCCGGGCATCCAGCTCGCCCACGCCGGACGCAAGGCGTCGACCGACCTCCCCTGGCGGGGCGGTGCGCCTCTGGGCGCCGACGCGGACGGCTGGCGACCGTACGGGCCGAGCCCGCTGCCGTTCGCCGAAGGCCATCCGGTGCCGGACGAGCTGACGCAAGATCAGATACGGGAGGTCGCCGGGCAGTTCGCGGACGCGGCACGCAGGGCGCTGGACGCGGGCTTCCAGGTGGCGGAGATCCACGGTGCGCACGGCTATCTGATCGGCGAGTTCCTGTCGCCGCACAGCAACCACCGCGACGACGCCTACGGCGGCTCGTTCGAGAACCGCACGCGCTTCGCCCTCGAGGTGGTGGACGCCGTGCGCGAGGTGTGGCCGGCGGAGCTGCCGCTGTTCTTCCGCATATCGGCCACGGACTGGCTGGACGACGACGCGGGCTGGACGGTGTCGGACACGGTGCGCTTCGCGACGGAGCTGCGCGCGCACGGCGTTGACCTGCTGGACGTCTCCAGCGGCGGCAACGCCTCGGGCGTACGCATCCCGGCGGGCCCCGGATACCAGGTGCCGTTCGCGGCCCGGGTGCGGGCGGAGACGGAGCTGCCCGTCGCCGCCGTCGGCATGATCACCGAGACGGGGCAGGCGGAGAAGATCCTCGCCAACGGCGAGGCGGACGCGGTGCTGCTGGGCCGCGCGCTGCTGCGCGATCCGCACTGGGCGCACCGCGCGGCGCGGGAGCTCGGCCGCGAGCCCGCCGTGCCGCCGCAGTACGCACGCGGCGCCTGA
- a CDS encoding ArsR/SmtB family transcription factor, protein MSEPKAEARRLPHPTRLEIRLEGVLHALADPVRLQVVRELAARPDELACSFFELPVSKSTTTYHFRVLRESGVIRQTYHGTAKMNSLREDDLEALFPGLLGCVLTADARQGRHHPEG, encoded by the coding sequence ATGTCAGAGCCGAAGGCGGAGGCGCGCCGACTCCCGCACCCCACGCGCCTGGAGATCCGCCTCGAGGGGGTGCTGCACGCGCTCGCCGACCCGGTGCGCCTCCAGGTCGTGCGGGAGCTGGCCGCCCGGCCGGACGAGCTGGCCTGCTCGTTCTTCGAGCTCCCGGTCAGCAAGTCCACCACCACGTACCACTTCCGGGTGCTCCGCGAGAGCGGCGTGATCCGGCAGACGTACCACGGCACGGCGAAGATGAACTCCCTGCGCGAGGACGACCTCGAGGCGCTCTTCCCGGGCCTCCTCGGCTGCGTCCTCACCGCCGACGCGCGGCAGGGCAGACATCACCCGGAGGGATGA
- a CDS encoding FAD-dependent oxidoreductase, giving the protein MLRVAVIGSGPSGVYAAQGLAPRENDGPRTAVDVLDRLPAPYGLVRYGVAPDHEKIKSLQNNLRSVLEQPGVRFLGNVEVGGERLRPADLLRMYHAVVYCVGAATDRHLGIPGEDLRGSHSATDFVSWYSAHPDAARGFALDARSAVVIGVGNVAVDVARILARGADELRHTDVPDAALGDMAASTVRHISMVGRRGPGQAKFTTKELRELGTLPSADALVREEELALDPTYADPSVLPAVGRRNVGVLRDWAARTEREHPRAVELRFFLRPVELLDDGTGAVRAVRFERTAPDGTGGVTGTGRHEEIEAQLVLRSVGYRGVPLPGLPFDDATCTVPHEAGRVLRDGAVSPGEYVAGWIKRGPTGVIGTNRPCAKETVASLTADAPELLRTAGPRDRDPLDALRDAGCKPVEWPGWLAIEAAEEELGQTLDRSRVKIADWKGLLAAAQGGD; this is encoded by the coding sequence CTGCTGCGCGTTGCGGTCATCGGCTCGGGGCCCAGCGGTGTGTACGCCGCGCAGGGCCTCGCGCCTCGGGAGAACGACGGTCCACGGACGGCGGTCGACGTGCTCGACCGGCTGCCGGCCCCGTACGGTCTGGTGCGCTACGGCGTGGCGCCCGACCACGAGAAGATCAAGTCCCTGCAGAACAACCTGCGTTCCGTACTGGAGCAGCCGGGCGTGCGGTTCCTGGGCAACGTCGAGGTGGGCGGCGAGCGCCTCCGCCCCGCCGACCTGCTGCGCATGTACCACGCGGTGGTGTACTGCGTGGGCGCCGCCACCGACCGCCACCTGGGCATCCCCGGCGAGGACCTGCGCGGCAGCCACTCGGCGACGGACTTCGTGTCCTGGTACAGCGCCCACCCGGACGCCGCCCGCGGCTTCGCGCTGGACGCACGCTCGGCCGTGGTCATCGGCGTGGGGAACGTCGCGGTGGACGTGGCGCGCATCCTGGCCCGCGGCGCGGACGAACTGCGGCACACGGACGTGCCCGACGCCGCCCTCGGCGACATGGCGGCCAGCACCGTGCGGCACATCTCGATGGTGGGCAGGCGCGGCCCCGGGCAGGCCAAGTTCACCACCAAGGAGCTGCGCGAACTGGGCACGCTGCCCAGCGCGGACGCGCTCGTACGGGAGGAGGAGCTGGCGCTCGACCCCACGTACGCGGACCCGTCCGTGCTGCCGGCGGTCGGCCGCCGCAACGTGGGCGTGCTGCGCGACTGGGCGGCGCGTACGGAGCGCGAACACCCGCGCGCCGTCGAACTGCGCTTCTTCCTGCGCCCGGTGGAGCTGCTCGACGACGGCACCGGCGCGGTGCGCGCGGTGCGCTTCGAGCGGACCGCGCCGGACGGCACGGGCGGCGTGACGGGCACCGGCCGCCACGAGGAGATCGAGGCGCAGCTGGTGCTCCGCTCGGTGGGCTACCGCGGAGTGCCGCTTCCCGGGCTGCCGTTCGACGACGCGACGTGCACCGTGCCGCACGAGGCGGGGCGGGTGCTGCGGGATGGCGCGGTCTCGCCCGGCGAGTACGTGGCGGGCTGGATCAAGCGCGGCCCGACGGGCGTGATCGGCACCAACCGCCCCTGCGCCAAGGAGACGGTGGCCTCGCTGACCGCGGACGCGCCGGAGCTGCTGCGCACGGCCGGGCCGCGGGACCGCGACCCGCTGGACGCGCTGCGGGACGCCGGGTGCAAGCCCGTCGAGTGGCCGGGCTGGCTGGCGATCGAGGCCGCGGAGGAGGAGCTGGGGCAGACGCTGGACCGGTCCCGGGTGAAGATCGCGGACTGGAAGGGGCTGCTGGCGGCGGCGCAGGGCGGGGACTGA
- a CDS encoding TetR/AcrR family transcriptional regulator, with protein MSPRSASVNEELRRRSRERLLQATVDLVGTRGYEATTLGDIADHAGSARGLISYYFPGKRHLFQSAVHRLMHLTLTEALDRHPLPEGPDAGREALARAIDAILGLARDRPVLMRAHMAGILQNEGFVQCDEQQQLAAVLHRTVSLYGSPDPDTDYPLLRALLMGAVVAVLLPGAPMPIARLRAELFGRYGLDWELGVPPEVERPRLAAAERKTPSQFPAQR; from the coding sequence ATGTCCCCTCGGAGCGCATCGGTCAATGAAGAGTTGCGCCGACGCTCACGCGAGCGTCTGCTGCAGGCGACCGTCGATCTTGTCGGGACCCGCGGGTACGAGGCGACGACCCTCGGCGACATCGCGGACCACGCGGGCTCCGCACGCGGGCTGATCTCGTACTACTTCCCCGGCAAGCGCCATCTCTTCCAGTCCGCCGTACACCGGCTGATGCATCTGACGCTGACCGAGGCGCTGGACCGGCACCCGCTGCCCGAGGGCCCGGACGCGGGCCGCGAGGCCCTCGCCCGCGCGATCGACGCCATCCTCGGGCTGGCCCGCGACCGCCCCGTCCTGATGCGCGCGCACATGGCCGGGATCCTGCAGAACGAGGGCTTCGTCCAGTGCGACGAGCAGCAGCAGCTGGCCGCGGTGCTGCACCGCACCGTCTCGCTGTACGGCTCCCCCGACCCGGACACCGACTATCCGCTGCTCCGCGCGCTGCTGATGGGCGCCGTGGTGGCGGTCCTGCTGCCAGGCGCGCCGATGCCCATAGCGCGGCTGCGCGCGGAGCTGTTCGGCCGCTACGGCCTGGACTGGGAGCTGGGCGTGCCGCCCGAGGTCGAGCGGCCGAGGCTGGCGGCGGCGGAACGCAAGACCCCGTCGCAGTTCCCGGCACAGCGGTAG
- a CDS encoding HAD family hydrolase has product MTIKGVLFDFSGTLLRVEPVSNWLHAVLEQAEVPLPDDEFARCARLLEEAGALPGGPSPLALPPGLEAVWHERDRTPELHRAAYTAVARTVPLPREELYDALYDRHMTPEAWQPYADTRSVLGELRERGIPVAVVSNIGWDLRPVFRAHGLDPFVREYVLSFEHGVQKPEPKLFRTACEALGLAPEDVLMVGDDRRADGGAAEIGCAVHFVDHLPVERRPRGLAPLLGRIG; this is encoded by the coding sequence ATGACGATCAAGGGTGTGCTCTTCGATTTCTCCGGCACGCTGCTGCGCGTCGAGCCGGTGTCGAACTGGCTGCACGCGGTGCTGGAGCAGGCGGAAGTCCCGCTGCCGGACGACGAGTTCGCGCGCTGCGCGCGGCTGCTGGAGGAGGCGGGCGCGCTGCCCGGCGGCCCGTCGCCGCTGGCGCTGCCGCCCGGCCTGGAGGCGGTGTGGCACGAGCGCGACCGCACCCCGGAGCTGCACCGCGCCGCGTACACGGCGGTGGCGCGTACGGTGCCGCTGCCCCGCGAGGAGCTGTACGACGCGCTGTACGACCGGCACATGACGCCGGAGGCGTGGCAGCCGTACGCCGACACCCGGAGCGTGCTCGGCGAGCTGCGGGAGCGGGGCATACCCGTGGCGGTGGTGAGCAACATCGGCTGGGACCTGCGGCCGGTGTTCCGGGCGCACGGGCTGGACCCGTTCGTGCGGGAGTACGTGCTGTCCTTCGAGCACGGTGTGCAGAAGCCGGAGCCGAAGCTGTTCCGCACCGCCTGCGAGGCCCTCGGACTCGCGCCCGAGGACGTGCTGATGGTCGGGGACGACCGGAGGGCGGACGGGGGCGCGGCGGAGATCGGCTGCGCCGTGCACTTCGTGGACCACCTGCCGGTGGAGCGGCGCCCCCGCGGGCTTGCACCGCTGCTCGGCCGGATCGGGTGA
- a CDS encoding phosphatase PAP2 family protein, whose product MPDPAHSPRPRGPYAWALALSASAALLIALVAAGWQPLLDLDGRVARGLHRSALTHPGWTHTARIFTDWVWDTWTMRALTAAAVLWLWSRTERALAAQVAVAALLGALAQQLFKAVLGRERPEWERPVDSADYAAMPSGHAMTAALTCGLLLWAARRLHAPGPLWWSAAAVAGVSVAGVSFTRIYLGVHWLTDVVVGCLLGFAVTACAAAADAWQRERRLERIPI is encoded by the coding sequence ATGCCCGATCCCGCACACTCCCCGCGCCCGCGCGGCCCGTACGCGTGGGCGCTTGCGCTCAGCGCGTCCGCGGCGCTCCTCATCGCCCTCGTGGCCGCCGGCTGGCAGCCGCTGCTGGACCTGGACGGGCGCGTCGCCCGCGGCCTGCACAGATCGGCGCTGACGCACCCGGGGTGGACGCACACGGCGCGGATCTTCACGGACTGGGTGTGGGACACGTGGACGATGCGGGCGCTGACGGCGGCCGCCGTCCTGTGGCTGTGGTCCCGTACCGAACGGGCGCTGGCGGCGCAGGTCGCGGTCGCGGCGCTACTCGGGGCGCTGGCGCAGCAGCTGTTCAAGGCCGTGCTGGGACGTGAACGGCCGGAGTGGGAGCGGCCCGTGGACTCCGCCGACTACGCCGCCATGCCGTCCGGGCACGCCATGACCGCGGCGCTGACCTGCGGGCTGCTGTTGTGGGCGGCGCGGCGGCTGCACGCGCCGGGCCCGCTGTGGTGGTCCGCGGCGGCGGTGGCCGGAGTCTCGGTGGCGGGCGTGTCGTTCACCCGGATCTACCTGGGCGTTCACTGGCTCACGGACGTGGTCGTCGGGTGCCTGCTGGGCTTCGCCGTCACGGCGTGCGCCGCCGCGGCCGACGCTTGGCAGCGGGAGCGCCGGTTGGAGAGGATCCCCATATGA
- a CDS encoding M56 family metallopeptidase, translating into MMVPLALLVLGALAASLAPRVLTRSSWPDREPVLALWVWQCVVAAVLMCCVLAMALSAAAAWQAVRGHVFAPAPSGVVEAYRLGAYETWAAPLAVLLACGGAWTGAMLLREIRDARLRRRHRRAELRARAPRLPGEESAEGDRLVVLEGERPDAWWLPGAAPQLVITTAALRRLRGHQLDAVLEHEQGHARARHDWLLHCADALATGFRRVPVFGAFRDQVHRLVELAADDVASRRYGRMTIALALVELNEDRGVFGPCGTPRALVPQRVQRLLAPAPRLPVGRRLRTGAVASLVPVVPLLVAFVPGLSALR; encoded by the coding sequence ATGATGGTCCCGCTCGCGCTGCTGGTCCTCGGCGCCCTCGCCGCCTCCCTCGCACCGCGCGTGCTGACCCGTTCCTCCTGGCCGGACCGCGAGCCCGTGCTCGCGCTGTGGGTGTGGCAGTGCGTCGTGGCGGCCGTCCTCATGTGCTGCGTCCTGGCCATGGCGCTCTCCGCGGCCGCCGCGTGGCAGGCCGTACGGGGCCACGTGTTCGCCCCCGCGCCGAGCGGCGTGGTGGAGGCGTACCGGCTGGGCGCGTACGAGACATGGGCCGCGCCGCTTGCCGTACTCCTCGCCTGCGGCGGCGCCTGGACGGGCGCCATGCTGCTGCGGGAGATCCGCGACGCGCGGCTGCGCCGCCGCCACCGGCGCGCGGAGCTGCGTGCGCGCGCCCCGCGGCTGCCCGGCGAGGAGTCCGCGGAGGGCGACCGGCTCGTGGTGCTGGAGGGCGAACGCCCCGACGCCTGGTGGCTGCCCGGCGCCGCACCGCAGCTGGTCATCACGACGGCCGCGCTGCGGCGGCTGCGCGGACACCAGCTCGACGCGGTGCTGGAGCACGAGCAGGGCCACGCGCGCGCCCGGCACGACTGGCTGCTGCACTGCGCCGACGCGCTGGCCACCGGGTTCCGGCGGGTGCCGGTCTTCGGCGCGTTCCGCGACCAGGTGCACCGGCTCGTCGAACTCGCCGCGGACGACGTCGCCTCGCGCCGCTACGGCCGGATGACCATCGCCCTCGCGCTCGTCGAACTCAACGAGGACCGCGGCGTGTTCGGTCCCTGCGGCACCCCGCGCGCCCTCGTACCGCAGCGCGTGCAGCGACTGCTGGCCCCCGCACCCCGGCTGCCGGTGGGGCGCCGGCTGCGCACCGGCGCGGTCGCGTCGCTGGTGCCGGTGGTGCCGCTGCTGGTGGCGTTCGTGCCGGGACTGTCCGCCCTGCGATAG
- a CDS encoding DUF5134 domain-containing protein encodes MHGPAVVSWLLVAVCGTTGAYCLTRIRSGSPARRRTSGLEAAMGLGMAAMALPAGVAAVPPLALTALFGAVTVWALCGLRTAGAHCLHHALEAAAMVYMALVMETAAGGGLHDGHSAAPGGLPALTGVLLAYFAVYALRTGTRVIPAAVAGAPVPPAGRGPEPGRPPGLADACGLALALGSFAMLLTL; translated from the coding sequence ATGCACGGGCCTGCCGTGGTGAGCTGGCTGCTGGTGGCGGTGTGCGGCACGACGGGCGCGTACTGCCTGACACGGATACGCAGCGGATCGCCTGCACGACGGCGTACCTCCGGGCTCGAGGCGGCGATGGGGCTCGGCATGGCCGCGATGGCGCTGCCCGCCGGCGTGGCCGCCGTCCCGCCGCTCGCGCTCACCGCGCTGTTCGGCGCGGTGACCGTGTGGGCGCTGTGCGGCCTGCGCACCGCAGGCGCGCACTGCCTCCACCACGCGCTGGAGGCGGCCGCGATGGTCTACATGGCGCTGGTCATGGAGACCGCCGCAGGCGGCGGTCTCCATGACGGGCACTCGGCGGCGCCCGGCGGCCTACCGGCGCTGACGGGGGTGCTCCTCGCGTACTTCGCGGTGTACGCGCTGCGCACCGGCACGCGGGTGATCCCGGCCGCAGTGGCGGGCGCGCCCGTGCCGCCCGCCGGGCGGGGCCCGGAGCCCGGCCGGCCGCCGGGGCTGGCGGACGCGTGCGGGCTGGCGCTGGCGCTCGGCAGCTTCGCGATGCTGCTCACGCTGTGA
- a CDS encoding VOC family protein, with protein MVHVLSSRVLLRPTDPERSRAFYGEALGLAVCREFGTGPERGTVYFLGGGHLEVAGRAEQPPAPGLMLWLQVADAEAAHEELAERGVEVLRPPVREPWGLVEMWIRDPDGVRICVVEVPPDHPMRSRPGI; from the coding sequence ATGGTGCACGTACTGAGCAGCAGGGTGCTGCTGCGGCCGACCGATCCGGAGCGCTCGCGGGCCTTCTACGGGGAGGCGCTGGGGCTGGCCGTCTGCCGCGAGTTCGGGACCGGGCCGGAGCGCGGCACCGTGTACTTCCTGGGCGGCGGCCACCTCGAGGTCGCGGGGCGCGCGGAGCAGCCGCCCGCGCCGGGGCTGATGCTGTGGCTCCAGGTCGCGGACGCGGAGGCGGCGCACGAGGAGCTGGCGGAGCGAGGGGTCGAAGTGCTGCGGCCGCCGGTGCGCGAGCCCTGGGGACTGGTCGAGATGTGGATCCGCGATCCGGACGGCGTGCGGATCTGCGTCGTCGAGGTGCCGCCGGACCACCCCATGCGGTCACGCCCCGGCATCTGA
- a CDS encoding GNAT family N-acetyltransferase, with protein MDATQHDHVTDTRQNDAGLTFRAAAEDDVPALVALIESAYRGDASRTGWTTEADLLEGQRTDPEGVAAVIGNPDSILLAVHKAGELVACCQLEKRDGHAYFGMFAVSPAQQGAGLGKAILAEAERTAVADWGATAMHMTVITQRADLIAWYERRGYVRTGELIPFPYGDERFGLPQRPDLAFELLVKQLG; from the coding sequence ATGGACGCCACGCAGCACGACCACGTCACGGACACCAGACAGAACGACGCGGGGCTGACCTTCCGCGCCGCGGCCGAGGACGACGTTCCCGCGCTCGTGGCGCTCATCGAGTCGGCGTACCGCGGCGACGCCAGCCGTACGGGCTGGACCACCGAGGCGGACCTGCTGGAGGGCCAGCGCACGGACCCAGAGGGGGTCGCCGCGGTGATCGGCAACCCGGACAGCATCCTGCTCGCGGTGCACAAGGCCGGCGAGCTGGTCGCCTGCTGCCAGCTCGAGAAGCGGGACGGGCACGCGTACTTCGGGATGTTCGCCGTGAGCCCCGCGCAGCAGGGCGCCGGGCTGGGCAAGGCGATACTCGCCGAGGCGGAGCGCACCGCCGTCGCCGACTGGGGCGCCACCGCGATGCACATGACGGTCATCACCCAGCGCGCGGACCTGATCGCCTGGTACGAGCGGCGGGGCTATGTCCGTACGGGCGAGCTGATCCCCTTCCCGTACGGCGACGAGCGGTTCGGTCTGCCGCAGCGCCCCGACCTCGCCTTCGAGCTGCTGGTCAAGCAGCTCGGCTGA